Proteins encoded in a region of the Podarcis muralis chromosome 6, rPodMur119.hap1.1, whole genome shotgun sequence genome:
- the MTERF4 gene encoding transcription termination factor 4, mitochondrial isoform X2, with protein MSSKHIKHRADLLRRLAFKEVGLNHMAVHFPRIFTLPQKRIEVLENLLKEKCLFSVQQISKILQTCPNILLEELGDVEYKFQFAYFRMGIKHREIVNSGLFQASLAEIKNRVIFLERLGLFQTPDKKGQTQVVNPKLKRIIRASESDFIEKMACSSLEEYNIFKKLLAREEERRQKEEEAAEKNDLSDSESDGEGPDSD; from the exons ATGTCATCAAAGCATATAAAGCACCGTGCAGATCTGCTGAGGAGGCTGGCGTTCAAGGAAG TGGGCCTTAACCATATGGCAGTTCATTTCCCAAGAATTTTTACCTTGCCACAAAAGAGAATTGAGGTCCTAGAGAATCTCCTCAAAGAAAAATGCCTTTTCTCTGTGCAGCAGATATCAAAAATTCTGCAAACATGCCCAAATATTTTGCTGGAGGAGCTAGGTGATGTGGAATACAAATTCCAG tttgCTTATTTCAGGATGGGGATTAAACACAGAGAAATCGTGAATTCTGGTTTGTTCCAAGCATCACTGGCTGAGATAAAAAACCGGGTTATTTTCTTGGAGCGGTTGGGACTCTTTCAAACTCCTGACAAGAAAGGACAGACCCAGGTTGTCAACCCCAAACTGAAAAGAATAATCAGAGCTTCTGAAAGTGACTTTATAGAAAAAATGGCCTGTTCCTCATTGGAAGAGTATAATATATTTAAGAAATTGCTGGCCCGTGAAGAAGAACGgaggcagaaagaggaggaagcggCAGAGAAAAACGATCTCTCAGATTCAGAGAGTGATGGCGAGGGGCCTGATTCAGACTAA
- the MTERF4 gene encoding transcription termination factor 4, mitochondrial isoform X1, with protein MRGAQLGRFCAQVLQKHKFVPIACHSIQLSYLKASPLAFLCSLQHLGCRLTGTSSSGRSEANVSHGSCKTDTNEASQKLLETLATSQVEPERPADSDLLKLGKVADPFLDMGLSPAQITHLFSLQPYAPPQLRLAVVSELLLLGLSTDATLNVLQKSPELLGMSSKHIKHRADLLRRLAFKEVGLNHMAVHFPRIFTLPQKRIEVLENLLKEKCLFSVQQISKILQTCPNILLEELGDVEYKFQFAYFRMGIKHREIVNSGLFQASLAEIKNRVIFLERLGLFQTPDKKGQTQVVNPKLKRIIRASESDFIEKMACSSLEEYNIFKKLLAREEERRQKEEEAAEKNDLSDSESDGEGPDSD; from the exons ATGAGGGGCGCGCAGCTGGGGCGCTTCTGCGCGCAG GTCTTGCAGAAGCACAAATTTGTCCCCATTGCCTGTCACTCTATCCAATTGTCTTATCTGAAGGCATCACCACTTGCCTTTCTATGCTCTCTTCAACACCTGGGCTGCAGATTGACTGGCACCAGTTCTTCTGGACGAAGTGAAGCAAATGTGTCCCATGGAAGCTGTAAAACAGACACCAATGAAGCCTCTCAGAAGCTTCTAGAGACTCTTGCTACTTCCCAAGTAGAGCCAGAGAGACCAGCTGATTCAGATCTCCTGAAGCTGGGGAAGGTGGCAGATCCATTCTTGGACATGGGGCTAAGCCCGGCTCAGATAACACACTTGTTCAGCTTGCAGCCATATGCACCTCCTCAGCTCAGGTTGGCTGTCGTTTCAGAGCTCCTTCTTCTGGGTTTAAGCACAGACGCCACACTAAATGTCTTACAGAAGAGCCCTGAATTGCTGGGAATGTCATCAAAGCATATAAAGCACCGTGCAGATCTGCTGAGGAGGCTGGCGTTCAAGGAAG TGGGCCTTAACCATATGGCAGTTCATTTCCCAAGAATTTTTACCTTGCCACAAAAGAGAATTGAGGTCCTAGAGAATCTCCTCAAAGAAAAATGCCTTTTCTCTGTGCAGCAGATATCAAAAATTCTGCAAACATGCCCAAATATTTTGCTGGAGGAGCTAGGTGATGTGGAATACAAATTCCAG tttgCTTATTTCAGGATGGGGATTAAACACAGAGAAATCGTGAATTCTGGTTTGTTCCAAGCATCACTGGCTGAGATAAAAAACCGGGTTATTTTCTTGGAGCGGTTGGGACTCTTTCAAACTCCTGACAAGAAAGGACAGACCCAGGTTGTCAACCCCAAACTGAAAAGAATAATCAGAGCTTCTGAAAGTGACTTTATAGAAAAAATGGCCTGTTCCTCATTGGAAGAGTATAATATATTTAAGAAATTGCTGGCCCGTGAAGAAGAACGgaggcagaaagaggaggaagcggCAGAGAAAAACGATCTCTCAGATTCAGAGAGTGATGGCGAGGGGCCTGATTCAGACTAA
- the PASK gene encoding PAS domain-containing serine/threonine-protein kinase isoform X2, whose product MSGKEGASVQPRSTSSAPGTSSEAGFFRRKYSSPCMTMSPSKDVLVGSTIALSHPGVCEELSKSFAWINKKRKSGLSRLCKKKTSLSENGWSSFCLSSLAAQNICASKFHNTWTHLENNSLSCSICSTSSCSLLNALTLEESIQALATAVRNPNKAVFTVDVRTTEILVANDKACKLLGYSTQEVIGQKLSQMISKSNWDIMEALKEEHDDAEYEAVVPGTVVDVISHSNEKIPVSVWMRRMKTHCSQYCVVVLEPVERLSASVFFTSRGEITSCDLLFAHLYGYASSEEVVGQYITDMIPSVQIPIPGKKIPKNIKIQRSVGRAREGTTFPLSLKLEVNLPVEDTIPVPDKPAPVPDAEILEDDTSITSPVDCSFRASIWVFTTISGLITVQADGTIYGINNTFSLMLFGYEKKELLGKNITFLIPGFYKYMDRVDDSSLQLPQSRESYDVDSENVSSSGGFKGTEVDGCGMVEGSEGTRPLLAGDVALLQEQQDLARSDGAELCTRKETQPKSGSSLCSVLLSSPEAAAALNGRGYTPSSDVLAHEDVLPSGSRCDGGCAETMKPANCQRYEVCSPKRFHSEQCLLKGSTKVQGRNLAWCASEEEDGPLDMRDSSSHEIMKCQSATTMSSDGVEFHTQLDRGGGLPSVVSSLPESVTPVNGRDYALVHNEALPSESSQDGGCPETEAAKLNDCQQCKIHSSKRFHSEPCMLEGRTKPREKNLARCTSDLVHKEEDDPLEIHSSGSPHEIMKCHYATTSSERENFFMGDQTSVTCFLEEDLGLGASVTCDAAQVSCGTPTLDEPMCSKHVPCSKHTHGVIDELPTVNLTSSRKSLRFENTELENSAKDSSALLPDERSSSLPIPAGSSIPCDVSALEIVGGKKPSDEIDSVCCGLTDLTLRISGEVNSDFSAPSRPIKLPLLNEEDLERPMDQEINTSVSGQIDPLLCDGSLIGHRKGLLSSKHSGCVDLNLSTCCASEDKSVAERMGKHLEGCSLHSDVQSQEDLMLLMQQSMAQLTSTPVKPEAVQSSAITLNNEILEGNYSGNCYHRDGSRLAILFEVKRVELHDPAALFCIWVMRDHFQSRKQAAAKTQFLLSSLASSSPNLSDVSALSLAEAVVKFIWKGKVLDYCWVDDPELGRVTQEITILRKLQHPNIIKVLDVFENQQFFQLVMERHGSGLDLFTFIDNQPNLDEPLASYIFRQLVSAVNYLHCKNILHRDIKDENIIIAEDFTIKLIDFGSAAYLEPNKLFYTFCGTIEYCSPEVLSGNPYLGPELEMWSLGITLYTIVFGENPFCELEETMDAVLRPPFKVSDDLMNLLTGLLQPFPEDRTTLEVVVEDPWVTQPLNLANYSWEGVYVSVKPENNHFKMNSSGCSHGSIWAVPSLESEQSLSDDTSNYELMDLQLTGATAASGQEPSTSAAQGPSTSVLP is encoded by the exons ATGAGCGGGAAGGAAGGTGCTTCGGTTCAGCCCCGGAGCACGTCTTCAGCCCCAGGGACCAGCTCCG agGCTGGATTTTTTAGGCGGAAGTACTCTAGTCCATGCATGACCATGTCACCATCCAAAGACGTCCTTGTGGGTTCTACAATAGCCTTGTCCCATCCTGGTGTCTGTGAAGAACTAAGCAAGTCATTTGCCTGGATAAATAAGAAAAGGAAGAGTGGGCTTTCCAGGCTCTGCAAGAAGAAAACATCTTTGTCAG AAAATGGATGGAGTTCCTTTTGCCTATCTTCATTAGCTGCCCAGAACATCTGTGCTAGCAAGTTTCACAACACTTGGACTCATTTGGAAAACAATTCCCTTTCTTGCTCGATATGCAGTACCTCTTCATGTTCTCTCTTAAATGCTCTGACTTTGGAAGAATCCATCCAAGCTCTGGCAACTGCTGTGCGCAACCCAAACAAAGCTGTTTTCACTGTGGATGTCAGAACAACTGAG ATTCTAGTTGCAAATGACAAAGCCTGCAAGCTTCTTGGTTACAGTACTCAGGAGGTGATTGGCCAGAAATTATCTCAGATGATTTCAAAATCCAATTGGGATATTATGGAAGCACTGAAGGAAGAGCACGATGATGCTGAATATGAAGCAGTAGTTCCTGGAACTGTG GTAGATGTTATTTCCCATAGCAATGAAAAGATCCCCGTTTCTGTATGGATGAGAAGAATGAAAACCCATTGCAGTCAGTACTGTGTGGTGGTTTTGGAGCCTGTGGAAAGACTTTCTGCCTCTGTTTTCTTCACAAGCAGA GGAGAGATTACTTCCTGTGACCTCCTTTTTGCTCATCTCTATGGTTATGCCTCATCGGAAGAAGTGGTTGGTCAGTACATAACAGACATGATTCCATCTGTTCAAATTCCCATACCTGGCAAGAAAATACCAAAG aATATCAAAATTCAGAGATCTGTTGGCCGAGCAAGAGAGGGGACAACATTTCCTCTCAGCCTGAAACTGGAAGTTAACTTGCCTGTTGAAGACACCATCCCTGTACCAGATAAGCCTGCACCAGTACCTGATGCTGAAATTTTAGAAGATGACACCAGCATCACCTCCCCTGTAGATTGTTCTTTCCGTGCTTCCATCTGGGTGTTCACCACCATCAGCGGACTAATCACTGTTCAAGCGGATGGTACAATTTATGGAATCAACAATACGTTTTCTCTAATGCTCTTTGGTTATGAGAAAAAGGAGCTGCTAGGgaag aACATCACATTCTTGATTCCTGGTTTTTATAAATACATGGATAGAGTTGATGATTCCTCTTTGCAACTCCCACAATCTAGAGAAAGTTACGATGTGGACTCAGAAAATGTGAGCTCCTCTGGGGGCTTCAAAGGAACCGAGGTAGATGGCTGTGGTATGGTGGAAGGAAGCGAAg GCACTCGCCCACTCCTTGCTGGAGATGTGGCTTTGCTGCAAGAGCAACAGGATTTAGCAAGGAGTGATGGAGCAGAACTCTGTACCAGGAAGGAAACCCAGCCAAAGAGTGGGAGTAGtttgtgttctgttctgttatcctccccagaggcagctgcagcacTGAATGG CAGGGGCTATACACCTTCCAGCGATGTTCTGGCCCATGAGGACGTGCTGCCTTCTGGGAGTCGATGTGATGGAGGCTGCGCTGAGACTATGAAACCTGCTAACTGTCAGCGGTACGAAGTATGTTCTCCCAAACGGTTTCATTCAGAACAGTGTCTGTTGAAAGGTAGCACTAAAGTGCAAGGCAGAAACCTTGCCTGGTGCGCATCTGAGGAAGAAGATGGGCCATTGGATATGCGTGATTCTAGTTCACATGAAATAATGAAGTGCCAATCTGCCACTACAATGAGCAGCGATGGAGTAGAGTTCCATACCCAGCTGGACAGAGGGGGTGGCCTACCTTCTGTTGTATCATCTCTTCCAGAGTCAGTCACACCAGTGAATGG CAGGGACTATGCGTTGGTCCATAATGAAGCGCTGCCTTCTGAGAGTTCACAGGATGGAGGCTGCCCTGAGACAGAGGCTGCAAAACTAAACGACTGCCAGCAGTGCAAAATACATTCTTCGAAACGATTTCATTCTGAACCATGCATGTTGGAAGGTAGAACTAAACCGAGAGAGAAGAATCTTGCCAGGTGCACATCTGATCTAGTTCATAAAGAAGAAGATGACCCTTTGGAGATACACAGTTCTGGTTCACCACATGAAATCATGAAGTGCCATTATGCCACTACTTCTTCAGAAAGAGAGAACTTTTTCATGGGTGATCAGACTTCTGTGACATGCTTCTTAGAAGAGGATTTAGGGCTTGGGGCAAGTGTGACTTGTGATGCTGCGCAGGTGTCCTGTGGGACTCCCACACTGGATGAGCCTATGTGTAGCAAGCATGTGCCGTGTTCCAAACACACTCACGGGGTGATAGATGAGCTGCCAACAGTAAATCTGACAAGTAGTAGAAAGAGCTTGAGGTTTGAAAATACTGAACTAGAAAATTCAGCAAAGGATTCATCAGCCTTGTTACCTGATGAAAGGAGCAGCAGCCTTCCCATTCCAGCAGGATCATCAATACCTTGTGATGTCTCTGCACTGGAGATTGTGGGTGGTAAGAAGCCAAGTGATGAGATTGATTCTGTTTGCTGTGGTTTGACGGACCTGACATTGAGGATTAGTGGAGAGGTGAATTCAGACTTCTCTGCTCCCTCTAGACCAATAAAGCTTCCATTGTTAAATGAGGAAGATCTTGAGCGGCCCATGGACCAGGAAATTAATACTTCTGTAAGTGGTCAGATAGACCCCCTACTGTGTGACGGTTCTCTAATAGGCCATCGGAAGGGCTTACTCTCTAGCAAGCATTCAGGGTGTGTGGATCTCAACCTCTCTACATGCTGTGCTTCAGAGGACAAAAGTGTTGCAGAGAGAATGGGGAAACATTTAGAAGGATGTTCACTGCACAGTGATGTACAGTCCCAGGAAGATCTCATGCTGTTAATGCAGCAGAGCATGGCACAGTTAACATCAACTCCTGTGAAACCAGAAGCTGTACAGTCCTCAGCAATTACTTTGAACAACGAGATCCTAGAAGGCAACTATTCGGGTAACTGCTACCACAGAGATGGTTCTCGACTCG CTATACTCTTTGAAGTGAAACGTGTGGAACTGCATGACCCTGCTGCCCTCTTCTGCATTTGGGTTATGAGAGACCACTTTCAGAGTCGGaaacaagcagcagcaaaaacacagTTCTTACTTTCCAGTTTGGCCAGTTCCTCCCCAAACCTAAGTGACGTCTCTGCACTTAGCTTGGCAGAA GCTGTAGTGAAGTTCATTTGGAAAGGGAAGGTATTGGACTACTGCTGGGTAGACGATCCTGAGCTGGGGAGAGTTACTCAAGAGATTACAATTCTGAGAAAGCTGCAGCACCCTAATATTATTAAG GTGCTAGATGTATTTGAGAACCAGCAGTTCTTTCAGCTGGTGATGGAGAGACATGGGTCAGGCCTGGATCTCTTCACATTCATTGATAACCAACCTAATTTGGATGAGCCTTTGGCAAGTTACATATTCAGACAG CTGGTGTCTGCAGTGAACTATTTGCACTGTAAGAACATCCTTCACAGAGATATCAAGGATGAGAACATTATAATTGCTGAAGATTTCACTATCAAGCTCATAGACTTTGGCTCAGCTGCTTACCTGGAACCTAACAAGTTGTTCTATACCTTCTGTGGGACAATTGAGTACTGCTCACCAGAAGTGCTCTCAGGAAATCC ATACTTGGGACCAGAACTGGAGATGTGGTCACTTGGTATAACTCTTTATACCATAGTCTTTGGAGAAAATCCTTTTTGTGAGCTGGAAGAAACTATGGATGCTGTACTAAGACCTCCTTTCAAAGTGTCGGATG ACCTGATGAATCTGCTGACTGGGCTCTTGCAGCCTTTTCCAGAGGATCGTACAACTCTAGAAGTGGTAGTGGAGGATCCTTGGGTGACACAACCCCTGAACCTTGCTAACTACTCATGGGAGGGAGTATATGTCTCTGTCAAGCCAG AAAACAACCATTTCAAAATGAATTCCTCTGGCTGCAGCCATGGTAGTATCTGGGCAGTCCCAAGTCTGGAGAGTGAGCAGAGCCTTAGTGATGACACCAGTAATTATGAGCTGATGGATCTCCAGCTGACAGGAGCCACTGCTGCCTCAGGGCAAGAGCCATCGACCTCTGCAGCTCAAGGGCCATCTACCTCTGTACTTCCTTGA
- the PASK gene encoding PAS domain-containing serine/threonine-protein kinase isoform X1 has protein sequence MSGKEGASVQPRSTSSAPGTSSEAGFFRRKYSSPCMTMSPSKDVLVGSTIALSHPGVCEELSKSFAWINKKRKSGLSRLCKKKTSLSENGWSSFCLSSLAAQNICASKFHNTWTHLENNSLSCSICSTSSCSLLNALTLEESIQALATAVRNPNKAVFTVDVRTTEILVANDKACKLLGYSTQEVIGQKLSQMISKSNWDIMEALKEEHDDAEYEAVVPGTVVDVISHSNEKIPVSVWMRRMKTHCSQYCVVVLEPVERLSASVFFTSRGEITSCDLLFAHLYGYASSEEVVGQYITDMIPSVQIPIPGKKIPKNIKIQRSVGRAREGTTFPLSLKLEVNLPVEDTIPVPDKPAPVPDAEILEDDTSITSPVDCSFRASIWVFTTISGLITVQADGTIYGINNTFSLMLFGYEKKELLGKNITFLIPGFYKYMDRVDDSSLQLPQSRESYDVDSENVSSSGGFKGTEVDGCGMVEGSEGTRPLLAGDVALLQEQQDLARSDGAELCTRKETQPKSGSSLCSVLLSSPEAAAALNGRGYTPSSDVLAHEDVLPSGSRCDGGCAETMKPANCQRYEVCSPKRFHSEQCLLKGSTKVQGRNLAWCASEEEDGPLDMRDSSSHEIMKCQSATTMSSDGVEFHTQLDRGGGLPSVVSSLPESVTPVNGRDYALVHNEALPSESSQDGGCPETEAAKLNDCQQCKIHSSKRFHSEPCMLEGRTKPREKNLARCTSDLVHKEEDDPLEIHSSGSPHEIMKCHYATTSSERENFFMGDQTSVTCFLEEDLGLGASVTCDAAQVSCGTPTLDEPMCSKHVPCSKHTHGVIDELPTVNLTSSRKSLRFENTELENSAKDSSALLPDERSSSLPIPAGSSIPCDVSALEIVGGKKPSDEIDSVCCGLTDLTLRISGEVNSDFSAPSRPIKLPLLNEEDLERPMDQEINTSVSGQIDPLLCDGSLIGHRKGLLSSKHSGCVDLNLSTCCASEDKSVAERMGKHLEGCSLHSDVQSQEDLMLLMQQSMAQLTSTPVKPEAVQSSAITLNNEILEGNYSGNCYHRDGSRLAILFEVKRVELHDPAALFCIWVMRDHFQSRKQAAAKTQFLLSSLASSSPNLSDVSALSLAELIKATPVFENSRRAEELERLRACEGDYGKKYDTLTLIGRGAFGFVWTARCKKDCKEAVVKFIWKGKVLDYCWVDDPELGRVTQEITILRKLQHPNIIKVLDVFENQQFFQLVMERHGSGLDLFTFIDNQPNLDEPLASYIFRQLVSAVNYLHCKNILHRDIKDENIIIAEDFTIKLIDFGSAAYLEPNKLFYTFCGTIEYCSPEVLSGNPYLGPELEMWSLGITLYTIVFGENPFCELEETMDAVLRPPFKVSDDLMNLLTGLLQPFPEDRTTLEVVVEDPWVTQPLNLANYSWEGVYVSVKPENNHFKMNSSGCSHGSIWAVPSLESEQSLSDDTSNYELMDLQLTGATAASGQEPSTSAAQGPSTSVLP, from the exons ATGAGCGGGAAGGAAGGTGCTTCGGTTCAGCCCCGGAGCACGTCTTCAGCCCCAGGGACCAGCTCCG agGCTGGATTTTTTAGGCGGAAGTACTCTAGTCCATGCATGACCATGTCACCATCCAAAGACGTCCTTGTGGGTTCTACAATAGCCTTGTCCCATCCTGGTGTCTGTGAAGAACTAAGCAAGTCATTTGCCTGGATAAATAAGAAAAGGAAGAGTGGGCTTTCCAGGCTCTGCAAGAAGAAAACATCTTTGTCAG AAAATGGATGGAGTTCCTTTTGCCTATCTTCATTAGCTGCCCAGAACATCTGTGCTAGCAAGTTTCACAACACTTGGACTCATTTGGAAAACAATTCCCTTTCTTGCTCGATATGCAGTACCTCTTCATGTTCTCTCTTAAATGCTCTGACTTTGGAAGAATCCATCCAAGCTCTGGCAACTGCTGTGCGCAACCCAAACAAAGCTGTTTTCACTGTGGATGTCAGAACAACTGAG ATTCTAGTTGCAAATGACAAAGCCTGCAAGCTTCTTGGTTACAGTACTCAGGAGGTGATTGGCCAGAAATTATCTCAGATGATTTCAAAATCCAATTGGGATATTATGGAAGCACTGAAGGAAGAGCACGATGATGCTGAATATGAAGCAGTAGTTCCTGGAACTGTG GTAGATGTTATTTCCCATAGCAATGAAAAGATCCCCGTTTCTGTATGGATGAGAAGAATGAAAACCCATTGCAGTCAGTACTGTGTGGTGGTTTTGGAGCCTGTGGAAAGACTTTCTGCCTCTGTTTTCTTCACAAGCAGA GGAGAGATTACTTCCTGTGACCTCCTTTTTGCTCATCTCTATGGTTATGCCTCATCGGAAGAAGTGGTTGGTCAGTACATAACAGACATGATTCCATCTGTTCAAATTCCCATACCTGGCAAGAAAATACCAAAG aATATCAAAATTCAGAGATCTGTTGGCCGAGCAAGAGAGGGGACAACATTTCCTCTCAGCCTGAAACTGGAAGTTAACTTGCCTGTTGAAGACACCATCCCTGTACCAGATAAGCCTGCACCAGTACCTGATGCTGAAATTTTAGAAGATGACACCAGCATCACCTCCCCTGTAGATTGTTCTTTCCGTGCTTCCATCTGGGTGTTCACCACCATCAGCGGACTAATCACTGTTCAAGCGGATGGTACAATTTATGGAATCAACAATACGTTTTCTCTAATGCTCTTTGGTTATGAGAAAAAGGAGCTGCTAGGgaag aACATCACATTCTTGATTCCTGGTTTTTATAAATACATGGATAGAGTTGATGATTCCTCTTTGCAACTCCCACAATCTAGAGAAAGTTACGATGTGGACTCAGAAAATGTGAGCTCCTCTGGGGGCTTCAAAGGAACCGAGGTAGATGGCTGTGGTATGGTGGAAGGAAGCGAAg GCACTCGCCCACTCCTTGCTGGAGATGTGGCTTTGCTGCAAGAGCAACAGGATTTAGCAAGGAGTGATGGAGCAGAACTCTGTACCAGGAAGGAAACCCAGCCAAAGAGTGGGAGTAGtttgtgttctgttctgttatcctccccagaggcagctgcagcacTGAATGG CAGGGGCTATACACCTTCCAGCGATGTTCTGGCCCATGAGGACGTGCTGCCTTCTGGGAGTCGATGTGATGGAGGCTGCGCTGAGACTATGAAACCTGCTAACTGTCAGCGGTACGAAGTATGTTCTCCCAAACGGTTTCATTCAGAACAGTGTCTGTTGAAAGGTAGCACTAAAGTGCAAGGCAGAAACCTTGCCTGGTGCGCATCTGAGGAAGAAGATGGGCCATTGGATATGCGTGATTCTAGTTCACATGAAATAATGAAGTGCCAATCTGCCACTACAATGAGCAGCGATGGAGTAGAGTTCCATACCCAGCTGGACAGAGGGGGTGGCCTACCTTCTGTTGTATCATCTCTTCCAGAGTCAGTCACACCAGTGAATGG CAGGGACTATGCGTTGGTCCATAATGAAGCGCTGCCTTCTGAGAGTTCACAGGATGGAGGCTGCCCTGAGACAGAGGCTGCAAAACTAAACGACTGCCAGCAGTGCAAAATACATTCTTCGAAACGATTTCATTCTGAACCATGCATGTTGGAAGGTAGAACTAAACCGAGAGAGAAGAATCTTGCCAGGTGCACATCTGATCTAGTTCATAAAGAAGAAGATGACCCTTTGGAGATACACAGTTCTGGTTCACCACATGAAATCATGAAGTGCCATTATGCCACTACTTCTTCAGAAAGAGAGAACTTTTTCATGGGTGATCAGACTTCTGTGACATGCTTCTTAGAAGAGGATTTAGGGCTTGGGGCAAGTGTGACTTGTGATGCTGCGCAGGTGTCCTGTGGGACTCCCACACTGGATGAGCCTATGTGTAGCAAGCATGTGCCGTGTTCCAAACACACTCACGGGGTGATAGATGAGCTGCCAACAGTAAATCTGACAAGTAGTAGAAAGAGCTTGAGGTTTGAAAATACTGAACTAGAAAATTCAGCAAAGGATTCATCAGCCTTGTTACCTGATGAAAGGAGCAGCAGCCTTCCCATTCCAGCAGGATCATCAATACCTTGTGATGTCTCTGCACTGGAGATTGTGGGTGGTAAGAAGCCAAGTGATGAGATTGATTCTGTTTGCTGTGGTTTGACGGACCTGACATTGAGGATTAGTGGAGAGGTGAATTCAGACTTCTCTGCTCCCTCTAGACCAATAAAGCTTCCATTGTTAAATGAGGAAGATCTTGAGCGGCCCATGGACCAGGAAATTAATACTTCTGTAAGTGGTCAGATAGACCCCCTACTGTGTGACGGTTCTCTAATAGGCCATCGGAAGGGCTTACTCTCTAGCAAGCATTCAGGGTGTGTGGATCTCAACCTCTCTACATGCTGTGCTTCAGAGGACAAAAGTGTTGCAGAGAGAATGGGGAAACATTTAGAAGGATGTTCACTGCACAGTGATGTACAGTCCCAGGAAGATCTCATGCTGTTAATGCAGCAGAGCATGGCACAGTTAACATCAACTCCTGTGAAACCAGAAGCTGTACAGTCCTCAGCAATTACTTTGAACAACGAGATCCTAGAAGGCAACTATTCGGGTAACTGCTACCACAGAGATGGTTCTCGACTCG CTATACTCTTTGAAGTGAAACGTGTGGAACTGCATGACCCTGCTGCCCTCTTCTGCATTTGGGTTATGAGAGACCACTTTCAGAGTCGGaaacaagcagcagcaaaaacacagTTCTTACTTTCCAGTTTGGCCAGTTCCTCCCCAAACCTAAGTGACGTCTCTGCACTTAGCTTGGCAGAA TTGATCAAAGCGACCCCTGTGTTTGAGAATTCACGAAGAGCTGAAGAACTAGAAAGACTGAGGGCTTGCGAGGGAGACTATGGAAAGAAATATGACACACTTACACTCATTGGCAGAGGAGCGTTTGGATTTGTTTggacagccaggtgcaaaaaggATTGCAAGGAG GCTGTAGTGAAGTTCATTTGGAAAGGGAAGGTATTGGACTACTGCTGGGTAGACGATCCTGAGCTGGGGAGAGTTACTCAAGAGATTACAATTCTGAGAAAGCTGCAGCACCCTAATATTATTAAG GTGCTAGATGTATTTGAGAACCAGCAGTTCTTTCAGCTGGTGATGGAGAGACATGGGTCAGGCCTGGATCTCTTCACATTCATTGATAACCAACCTAATTTGGATGAGCCTTTGGCAAGTTACATATTCAGACAG CTGGTGTCTGCAGTGAACTATTTGCACTGTAAGAACATCCTTCACAGAGATATCAAGGATGAGAACATTATAATTGCTGAAGATTTCACTATCAAGCTCATAGACTTTGGCTCAGCTGCTTACCTGGAACCTAACAAGTTGTTCTATACCTTCTGTGGGACAATTGAGTACTGCTCACCAGAAGTGCTCTCAGGAAATCC ATACTTGGGACCAGAACTGGAGATGTGGTCACTTGGTATAACTCTTTATACCATAGTCTTTGGAGAAAATCCTTTTTGTGAGCTGGAAGAAACTATGGATGCTGTACTAAGACCTCCTTTCAAAGTGTCGGATG ACCTGATGAATCTGCTGACTGGGCTCTTGCAGCCTTTTCCAGAGGATCGTACAACTCTAGAAGTGGTAGTGGAGGATCCTTGGGTGACACAACCCCTGAACCTTGCTAACTACTCATGGGAGGGAGTATATGTCTCTGTCAAGCCAG AAAACAACCATTTCAAAATGAATTCCTCTGGCTGCAGCCATGGTAGTATCTGGGCAGTCCCAAGTCTGGAGAGTGAGCAGAGCCTTAGTGATGACACCAGTAATTATGAGCTGATGGATCTCCAGCTGACAGGAGCCACTGCTGCCTCAGGGCAAGAGCCATCGACCTCTGCAGCTCAAGGGCCATCTACCTCTGTACTTCCTTGA